In the Diadema setosum chromosome 11, eeDiaSeto1, whole genome shotgun sequence genome, cagttgccatggcaaccgtggCATGTAAATCAATTATTTGTAGGGCTAGGGAGAATGATAATGTCGGGAAAGGAATATTAAGTAAAGACGCATTATCTATGCATGAATATTATGCAGGACATGCTCACTATGAAGTTTGCATAATTTGTATATCATTCCTTACGAATCATTGCCACTTAGGGCTTATACTGTTTCAGAATTGTACgagttattatcatttttttttttactatatggTGTTGGTAATGTAGTGCAGTGTATTGTATTCTGTGATTAATAATTCTGTGAATGTTGATTCATAATACATAGTCACATTGTGTACtgtagcagaaaaaaaaaatccaactggCGATATTACTGACTAGCAATAGGCCTAAATGACCCACAGCTTTATACAAGTTTGTCTTTTACTTGGGCCTTTCGTTTCCATaacaatgattttgttttacagtttacatgtttatttttttccttaaatgtatattcatatatcttGTATTACATTGACTCTTTGTAAttatttcattgagaaaacTGTGATACTGGAAACGGAATCTGAACTTTTCAATCATTGCACTTGTTATTCTGTGTGTCTTTGAAATTTgcattgaatttgtatttgataAAATGCGGAAATTTTATagataaaaccaaaccaaacttaattgaattgaaatgtatGACAGCCGGGCAACAAAAGAGCATGTATAGTTCAGTACATATAgcacaaaatgtaattttataCTGTCTATCGTATCATTatcatatactttttttttttggtggtagGATTTCTGTTGAAATGATTTGACCATTTGTTGACTGCATGTCGTCATCATTTAAACACACAAATCCTAATGCACCAATATGTACTATTCACGATGAGAACTCCTGCTAATGAAAAGGAAATCACCccccaaaaatataaaaataaagacaaaataaagacatTACTGCCATGCATATTAAGATGGTACCgtgttacattaaaaaaaatgacattcatTGACCTTCACATCGATTTTTGGTTTCACACTGAATgacgtacatgtactttactTGAATATCTtatgcttcctttcatataaactcctcaaaaaagttctgcaagtccaatttgacgtatcatatacatatttctctcaaaactatatcatttcattcaaagtcTGATTAataatctttaaaatgacacctcacttgctatgattAGGTGTccttggaatgtgcaaaacagctgagtatggggacagatcaaaagtgaaaagtcgcaacaattctgctattgataatgtacagttttgatgaaaaaagccactggaataagcaatgctgaaatgacagcactttcaaaaactcccatttcctagacattagatgactgtttggtcaacctttatgtttaattttaatcTGCAGATACTACTATTCtaattcatggatgaagcctggaatctaacgataatctcacaatgcattcttttcaagcacattcctTCCCTGTAACGACAAAGCAAATGGGAATTACACTGTTTGACAAACCAtgtttgctctattttgcacAATTTCACATTTGGCCTCTCCTCATACTCAGTCATACTGCGCATTCCAGGAAtacccaatcatagcaagtgaggtgtcattttaaagataagtaatcaggctttcttattatgtcacatttgaatgaaatgatatagttttgagagaaatatgatatgtcaaattggacttgcagaactttttttgaggagtttattATCATCACGTAATGGAAGCAAATTTACAAAATCTGGCGTACTGAGTTTgttactttaaaagaaaatagacTCTTCTAGTGATCTTGTGTAATTCATTCAATTTGCCATTTGGTCACTAAAACAAAGTATCTTGATTACCAAACCTTATACGTTGTGACTTGAGGTGGAAATGACATACATCATTCGCCATTTACTTTGTCAAAATTCTTGTTCAATTGATACTACTTGTactcctttttttctccttttatttgatgattacgatctttttcttgttttgattAATATAGACTTACAATATTGGTATTGTTCATTTGCTATGACAAGTGCTACATGCTAATGAAGTTATACTTTGATCCGCAACTCGtccattttcttaatttactGAGTCTGCATTATCTATAAGTCATGTACTACGTAAAATGAGCTTTAAtaacaaatttgttttgataaCACCTTTATGGAAAGCTGACAAACATGTCACAGGCATGTCTAAGGTGTTTGGGTAACTACCTGTCTTTACACCCTATCTTTACATCCAAGCTTTATAAACACTGCAATGTTTGACATCATTATGTTGGCCTACATCAATATCAAGCTAGAAACTTCAGATTTGTTCAGAACTTCAACCAACTCCAAACATGCCTACTCAATCTGTAAACATGATGAATGTTATGCAAAATACAATATAGTCTTTATCACTACAATCTGTTCCTTTACGAAAAATTCTTACACTCTGTACGATAATTAGGCAAAGGGAATGGCTAGACTTTAGGTTTTCTCAGACTTACTGGTACAAGTACAATTTGTATCTCCGtcatagcacacacacacacatataattgTTGTGGCCAAATGCAATACTAACcttagattatatatatatatatatatatatatatatatatatatatattatatatatatatatatatatatatatatatatattatatatatatatatatatatatatatatatatatatatatatattatgtatatatatatattatgtgtatatatatatatatatatatatatattatgtgtatatatatatatatttaatctaAGGTTCGTATTGCATTTGGCCACAACTCAAATAATATGAGACTAGTTGAAGAAAGCAAGGGCATCATTCAAACTTCAttcttgattttaaaaaaaggtttattttatttttggtcaCACATAATATAACTAATGTAAGAAAGCACATCATTGACAGTgcaatattcattttcaaaaaaatgGCTTCTACACtttatgacacacacacatagacaagacatttatttattattatcaatattattataattttgctGATTTCGAGCGCGGTGATTTGGCCTCGAGATCTGCCTCTGGATCCAAATGACTTCGGTTCTATTCTCGAGTCTAACTGAGCAGAGTTGTGTGTAATCACACTGTCccaggcaaaacactctgtccctcggataggacataaaatggaggtcccatgtgtgagagagtcacaactaatgcatgcaaaagatcccgcttcattcattcatcgcaaggAGCACCCAGTGAATTGGCCCACCCACCTACCACCTACAGAAAGACAGTGCATTATCTTCAAGCATGCATCCTGCACTTAAtcgaagaagaggaagaagttaatgaataaaaaaaaaaaaaatttcttatgACAAATAACAGAAATGGGGTATGCAGCAAAATTCTgagaacaaatacaaacaaacaaagaacaaaacaaaacaaacagaacctTTCAACAGAAATGGTATGAAAGTCTGTTTCTCCAttcattaaaacaaataaaaaactaaaaaactaaaaatacggcaactggtatgcctccgccataatgcatgattctcctaataggtctatagtacatgtggacagtgtgattacattttcacaaaattgacaaaatattaaaatgacatgtttgtcacaaatgtgttgaatgttcaccttccttgacctacgtttaattggatgaatgggagagcatgtatttggggattttaggacttttacttgactttgaccttttcataagtttatgactgagtaattttcatggtaTGGGGAAAAGTGCagtttctgtattgaatagtaaattgttaccattttcatctggcctttgacccttgacctttgaccctaaaattcataagaggatccctgtcaggcagaacatgcataaatatgtactaagtttcaagataacttgagccacttcccgagatatggaggaagaatttaagttcagcactttcacttaaTCTTagaccatttgacctttgacctttttggtaaaaaaaaaaaaatcccagagaatctctatagggttatacatgcatacaccaagttttaaaaaaataataatcctacAGGCATTGcatttgatcttgaccttttgacctttgacctcgagcatgtgcactcaaaagttgacaggcacaacttcactccctaatacacatacatgccaagttccGTTAGGATACCTCCAAAggtttttagttacgctgtccacaaaattcattacggacggactgAAGGATGgcaggacggacaacccgaaaacataatgcctctggcaccacttcctggcggaggcataaaaatgaaacgGTAATCACAGCACtatcaaaatattcattttgagaCTTTGGCAGGCAGTAATAAGATATCAAACTGTCGTTTGTCTGtttaaatatcacattttgtatacttcaGGCGGTCATTGTATTTAGCTGTTTTTGTACAGCTGTAGTAATTAGGactttcttttaaagaaaaaaagaaaaaaaaaatatcacatcaATCTAATGCAATTCATCCCATCCCCccaatatatttgtatactaaaGCAGACATTTATTTTTACTACACTTGTACCTGGATCAGTCACATTAATGAGATGACAGTGACTGCTAAGAGTAAGCAGTGACAGTTTTACATGGAAAACAGCCACCAAATGTACTACCATTGTATGTCTTGAGTGCCTGGCTCCAAAAGACAAAGTGTAGAGAACATAGATATGTGATGTAGGAATTTGCATGCTCAGTTTCAACGTTTGCGAGTTCATTATCATCTGCAAGCAGCATGAATTGTATTTATCATCTGAAGCTGAAATTTGAGTTGTAAGCAAGCCCACAGAGATGCTACAAATAACACAAACTTGATTACAGAAACTGATGAAAGTCAGAAACGCACTTTTTACTTCACAACTACAGTCTTAGTACTGATGAAGAGGAATGTATAAAGGCACGTGTATCAAAATAAGTTTTACTTATCTAATTCATTGAATATCTCTCAAAACTCATGCCGAGAAACATTACCTTATTATGAGTAGGTTTGTCAATGGCTACCATGCCAAAAAACAatagggataaaaaaaaaaattcaatgaaaatgattataaagATAAATCTTACCATGTTGCTACATCAGGCAAGTTAAGCATGTCATGCAGCTAACATAATGAAGAATACCAGTCCAAAGAGGAGCAGATTAAAGAAATAAAGCCAATTTTCTATTTCCAAACAATGTTGCATCTATCAGAAATGGCACTAATTTTAATAGATACATTGATCTCCCAGTATCATAATACTTGATCACTCACATGCATTATTTGGCAAAGATAACCAAgctgaattttcatcaaaaatccTCACATCCACATTACTTGATTTCATCCATAGAAAACTTGTGCGATCTCAACAATCATGAAAGTTACAAatagtcaatcaatcaatacatCTGTAAACATTAACACTTTCAGTTACCAAGCATGTGGAGAGATGGACAAAATGATCTATGATAAGGGAACTATTCCTTTGACAAGCCCTTTTTCAAAGATGATAGAATTATTCAGTATCGAAGCCTACTGATGACCAATTTTGACATTACGACTTAACTCAATATCGACAAAGAGATGAACATtaggtccttttttttttcttgtaaagaTGTACTCTTTCATATAGATACATCTGTATATATTGCTGAATGTTCAACATTTACAGTTTCTCTTAATCATGTAACTCTGTCCCATTCTTGCCATGTAACCTCACTCTTGAAGGTTATAAGGAGAACACATGTAAGATACATCACTTGTAATTTCTCAACAACATGATTTGGCCCAGTGTCATCTTTTAAAGTGCTTTGCACTGACACATTCATTACAAACATCATACGCTATTACAGCTTGATGTCTATAAAGTTCAGAATCTCATAAACAGGAGCCAGTATGGCATATTAACAATGCTCTGCCAGACAGAATGGAATTTACTTTAAATTATTTTGAATTATTGCATATGTTCACATCAAGTGTATGTTTTATCAATACATGACCACTCACGAACAACACAAACACTGCCATAGAAATTAAGATGCACTCATGCTGAATATGGCACATACTATTTCAACTGGACGTATATTTGATTATTGGCAATGTCAATATTAGTTAGGAAGGCATCTTCCATACATATTCacagaatgaagaaaaaacaacaacacacagatacaaaaacattctttttttttttggtgcttgAGAATAAATTGTATCAGGTATGTGGAGAATATCATATATTTCTATATCAATATTACAATTCATTGCaaaaagagagtaaacatgTACCAGTGCTTATAAAGTAAAAACCACATCAAAATATGTCATCAATACCACTGAAAATACATCTTAATGTGTCACTCATTCAAAGTAATATAATTatactcttgaaaaaaaaaaattaatatgagtGCTACAAGGGGTCAAAATTGTCATAACTTATCTGCTTCCAGCACACATATCCTACAATATGTGGTACCTAGGGTACACAATTTGATATGTGCAAAAGATTGTAGTACATTAGCAATAAGTCTCATTTATTAGTACAGCTGTACCCTTCACTAGCCTAGATACTTAACTATTTTTTCCCCGCTTGTTTGAATGAGATTCCAAGGAAATTGAGCAATCCTAGTATGACAAAAAAATTAAGCGAACTGATGGGTGTAAGTTTTACAGAGATTGGACAAATCAATAAAGAGAATTATGGAATATAAAAATCTAAAATGCTAACTTAAAAGtcacattttcaaatgtaaatgaTATGTGATGAAGTCTTCCACCAACTTGCACACAAGTCCACTGCTAAATTTCATTTAATGTCACATCATGAATTGCAAATATAATATGAagataaattgaataaaattgTATCACATGAAATCACATGTTTTTGTAAGTGCATAAACAGTGAAATCTGAGAATTTCACATGCACACTTTCATATTTGATCAGTTGATTCACATGTAATGCTTTGTCCTTTGGGTTGAAGCAATTAAAATTCTTATGTCTTTCATTCGTTTCATATATAAAGAGTAAAAAAGGAATATATTGAGatgaacagacagacagatagaccagggaggtgttacagagatggagtggcaactcttcgtaattcatgcaaacacatgtttgggttcaaggcgttacaatgggatgtctagcattccattacgctttgaagtcatgctcggcaccgctctagttgcaagacgaagtttgGAGACGAACACATTTCACCTTTCgatgaattacaagctttatttcaccgcaaaattttatatgaaatactcaaattgatttagaatagtttaggaaagaattcaatattattaacatgtatttctagtttctttgtaatttgcaaatcgaaaggaaatgaaaattaggccctcttaaaaacctatttttttctataatgcgcatatTTCCGCATGTtgattttctatcttttaataagggatattttgatctttcaaataaagtactccgttaaagcgtgttaaagcgtgtttttaaactatttgctgttaaaattgtgagttttacactgcattttgattcgctgctccaattcaaggtacacaaattcattgttgccatcacattgaaagagagagcgaattgcagtaggagcaaatatttctagatgtgagagcgctagtcccgattattgatgctctcttttgtcaaagcacatgggtaacacctgtagttgaacgcataacttctcagcggtgccgcgcatgacttcaaaggggagctttagttgcctctccttctctagcacctccctggataGACAGATATCTAATAGGATAGTACCTCTGCCATCATTGGTGCAGATTCAAGAAAATGGTCTGATGCAAACTAGGGCAATCAAGTGAACTAAAATGCCACAAACACTTAAAATTGTGTTGTTTCTACCCAAAAATAAAGCAGGATGAAGGTACCTCAGTCAGCCCCAGCTTTATAGTTCACTTCGGCTGACTCGGGGCCCACgcttcttctgcttcttttctttcttcttgggCTTGCTGGGCATCTCAAACATCTGATTTGATGAATGGAACCAAGAAGGACACAAAAGAAAGAACAGAGATGTCATCTCATTCCAGTTCTGATGACAGCATCATTGCAAACTATGACCTGATATAAAACTACCTCAGTTCATTTCTGCCAATATATTCTTCAGTAGTAAAATATGTCTCCCTCTTAAATTCATGCAAATTATTGGAAGAAAATTATAAAGCAGAAGtgtacaacaattttttttccgCATTCATTTTTAGTTTGAACACTTATATAATATGAATGGGGGGAAAAGATATCCATTCTAAACTAAACCTTTACACAGCTGTCACAGTGAGCATTTCACTCTACTCTTAGAATATCAGAGAATTATACAACTGTCccaattcaaaatttgaatttatttccaatatcacaCATTCTTTGATACATAAATTACACCAAATCAatgtaaatacaaaatgtatcaatatacatgtacttgaaagtgaagaaagaaaatgagcaAGTGCACAATTTACATGAATTTCTTTGTTCAAAACCATTGTGTTATTGGGTAAGAGAGGCCCATGTAAAAGACAAGCTTTTAAAGATACGGTCCTACCCTCCTTTTATATAGCACTACCCTGATCAACAATtcttaaagacctaataaaatggtttaggcatttttttctcaatgatgtaataatattaaatgttaaattctaagtaattctatggttgtgcggggttttttactgttctgaattttgttctatatttgttaacataatggatgcaatttcctcggttttggaaaacttgctatactttcaccgcatgcggcgcactatcacttctaaattgtgatgacgtctaagaacggagtcgttcgcgaccagtctagccgtagccagcgagctggcaaggctatgctagcgcagcgcagcgacagccggcgcgcggccggcggctgcactggctagcgctggcgggggagcgagctagcgagcgcatagcaggtgctgcgctgcactattgtcgttggctaagcctttagacaaaagaatatttaatgaactgtatcggatttaatactgccaataatacagattgcaactgtggtacgcttggatatccattattttcggcaaactcgtgaaataggccccaccactgcgtgtctgtactaatagtaatactacggcgactcgcctgtttcagccccaccgtgtggcgttcatctcggtaggtaagcacggcggtggggctgccttccacagtgaatactcgtgaatgcggcgaaaatgacttcataatatggcctcggctcgactaatttaacggccattttaaccataaatacaaccctacctaaccctaaaccctaggaggacctacccttgcttgctataaacgcacgggtacggtgcacgcgtgactgcggtggggcctatttcacgatagccccaccaccactgcgtgtctgtactatactacggcgactcgacTGCTTTATACTtaggcctagacctactcgtgaatccagccccaccgtaccgtggcattcatcggtcacggcgtttgggcttccttccacagtatgattttttagcataaaacaaaaactactcgaccaaaattgacgatcattcttgttatcgtttttcttagaaaatgacgcatctaaattactgatcatattgcagaaactgactatgggaaactggttaacgtgttaggctttttttttttttttttttttttttttagccaaatcgttagagtgtagcctctgtactactaccaaagattctgctaattactagtctactagacctagtgccgtagtggtaatagtacactactagtagtagtactagtaaactactactactagtagactattataactactagtagactgctactagatctactactagactactactggtaatttaacttgtaagcgccggccgacgggccaggccacggccgggacgctcccgcttgcttgctgcggccggagtagccgctcactttgtgagcgagctgggcctgttcttctaatctacttactagacagttacaacttacaatgtcagtcatgtagaatacagtgtatcctttctaacgttaaactatatgggggcataccagacataccactctgtattattcccaggcgatcgtttccgtgaggtctattctcgggCTTGGTGCCATACAACGTTcatacgctcttgcactggcagcgggggagatgcagctggttcaaggtgcagccccacgataacgctctggttcatcggctgcctctccctccccatcttcctcttcaacttcatgtgcctcctcttcctctccgctgtcgtcagagctgcagtcttcatcatcatcatcaatgtcgaagtttacccatataggggaagacattatgctcgaggtaccaggtatctgtgcaagctaaattagtgataatgtacgtggtaatgcgtacatgtcgacagtcagtgtgtcgaccgggagcgcacatcccgcggggcccgggcctggccgggctagctatcgtgtacgcgcgtgtaccaagctagtaatctgagtgcttgtgctgagcggcgtctgctaactgagcacaactccgtgcttatacgtcatcaatcggttcaggggtgttggtcacgtgactatctttttcgcaaaagctgcaacggggtcctccaaaaatgtgatatttgggggagtttctagaagcgatgaaaaccggaacgacactgacaacatatttacattgataatcatgacatatactttacatttcttttgcatattaaaaaattttgcaagcattttattaggtctttaaagtGAGGAGAGTAATTTCAAACACTAACAGAATGATTGAAGTTTCATTTAGAAAGTTATGGGATTTTGAAGTTTCATGTTTTCACAAACTGATATTGGTTGCAACTGCACAAGCAGGGCTCAACATCAGCGGTGGACCAGAGGACCAGATATGAAAACATATATTACCATCCTATACCTTCTTATATTACCACACGTTTCATATTGACAACATTTCTATAAAGAATTGTTCTGTCTGATTTTCATCTACTTAATAAAGTAAATTGAAACATTACATGACATTGCACCAATTGATAACTCACCTGATCACTTAATTGGCTGTACGGGTTGACAAAGTTTGGATCTCTGGGGATGAAATTAAGTTCCTGCGATGCCtgtcaaacaaaaaacaaaagaaaaatctcaGTAGTACAAAATATGATCAATTCAAATAAATTACAGCCAAACAAAGGATATATACAGTATCACTATTCCAAATAGACATTACACATCTATATATAGATTGAAATTCAGTCATGtaatgaaacatgaaagttaCACATAGCATCATAATAAAGCTATTTGAACTAGTGATTTGAAGTTGAAATTAACCAGTGAGCAAATTAGCTATTGTTTTTATGTACACCGAGCATCTGAACGCTCTGTTTTGATTAGAATGCTGAAAGCAGTATTATTTTCTGGAACCATACTCTTACATCCTGCCAGTTTTCCAgttcccccccccttttttttttgtctacagcataatgattttttttttcttgtcaagtGGTTACTTTCTACTTATTTCAGTGGTACCATTCTCCATACTGTACATAGTATAGTATCTAGTGTGAAATTaaacctttttttccccttcctgcTATAGATTTTGTAAGGTAGATATACACACAGTGTACACTTTAATCTTGAACTGGGGCAATGGAGACTGGACAGCTGCATTTCACGTGAAGGCTGTGCGTGAGACTGGACGAAATCTACAACCAAAGGAGATATTTACCAGATTTAAGAGAGCCTGGTGTGAGTCGTCATAGTAACCAGTGTCCTGAGCAAACAGGAAGGCCCACTGTAGGATGTCTTTCCACTCCTTGTTCTTTTTTAACAGAGCGTGCGTCACGTCAGGTAATCGCAAGGCAATGTCAGCAACAAATGCCACGTTTTCCAGGATTAATGAGATTGCTATAAGGgaaagatatcaaaataatgacaaatgtCTCTCTCGACCTGTCCCCCTACAGACTTCAGGGTTGaacaaatgaaatgcaatgaaacacaaatcaaacattttcCCTTACCCAACATCAAACATGAAtgcaatgaaggaattatttCTAAAAAGATTTGCCCTTCATTGCTGAGAGTGCCGGCTTACAATatttaaaagtacattttttttataaactCTTTCAGAACAATCATTATAATTAATCAACACTTGATGAAACACACAACCTTGAAGAGATTATTTCTAGAGACTTTTGTGTAACCATGGACCTTGTTGGTCCTAagaataccaaaaaaaaaaaaaaatgatactgcATTTCTTTCACATGTCACTGTTAGTGAGAGTTTTACATTGCTTTAAACAGAGAAAAATACCAGAAATGCTATCcttgtaaaacacacacacagacacaagcacacacatatacacacatacacacacacacacacacacacacacatacatataataaAAACAGGCATGGTGGACCACATGCAGAGATTGTTCATTTTCCAGTAGGGTTGGGAAAATTAGAAGACATAtcatttacaagaaaaaaaaaacacaagtgaacacaatgtgagttGACAAGcttataaaacataaaatgcaggCATAACTCACTGTCCTTTAGAGTCTGCTCTGTTGGAAAGGTGGAACTGGCCTGAAATTGCTCTTTATTCAGAAAAATTCTTGACTGAAGCAGCATCTGTATTAAAGATAAaataacaaagacaaaacattACAAACTGTCAATCATCAGTATAATGTATTCCCCTGCAATACACAGACTCATCAATCTAACTTCCCAAGATATAAAGTGACTGTCCATATcaactacaaatgtatgcaCATATGCAGCCGGCATTTCAACAGCTGGGatataaatcaagaaaatttctttctactttgttttgtttgttatgatATTCCTGTATCTATTTAAGTCAAGttaaatacaatataatactgCAGTGTATAGGACTTATTTCCAGACATGAAATAATGTTTATCCTAACTTTGACTACAGACAGTCTCACATTTGTATAGCTCACTTGTCAAAATTGGTAAACTTTTTCTTATCTGGGCTTTTGCAAAGCTAACTATTGGATGTTTCAACAATTACGTTACCAAAAATATCCAAATATGAAATCTTTGTTGTTACATGTGCAGTAATACTATTGTACTTCCTATCTCACTAGTCTGTAAACCGTTTGTCTTCTTACATCCAC is a window encoding:
- the LOC140234572 gene encoding coiled-coil domain-containing protein 134-like — translated: MKLPNVLVFVSASLWASTVVQLAGAGGAGKQSAGRKAKDGAVNEDDPELTEYRRLFLEKRRQHVPALQSLFESYEHEKQFKMVAMLLQKMEEMLLQSRIFLNKEQFQASSTFPTEQTLKDTISLILENVAFVADIALRLPDVTHALLKKNKEWKDILQWAFLFAQDTGYYDDSHQALLNLASQELNFIPRDPNFVNPYSQLSDQMFEMPSKPKKKEKKQKKRGPRVSRSEL